The Myxococcaceae bacterium JPH2 nucleotide sequence GGTAGCGCGCCAGCTCGATGCGCAGGTCCTTGAGCGCCGGGTCGTCGCTGGCCGCGACGATGACGCCCTCGCCCGGCGTGCCGCCCAGCATCACCAGCGTGGCGCGCGCGATGTCCAGCTTCTCCGCCAGGCGGCGGGTGACGCCGTGGAGCAGCGCCTCCACGTCGGAGCTCTCCGCGTAGTCGGCCGTGAGCTCGAGCAACAGCGCCAGGTCCGTCTGGCTTCGCGCCTGTTCCTCGCGCTCGCGATGGCGCTCGGCGGCGCGCTGCAGGCGCCACGTCAGCTCGCTGGACAGGCCCTGTGGGGTGAGGATGTCCGCGGGGCGCAGCGTCTCCACCGCCGCGAAGCCGCGCTCTCCTGGGTCCACCAGGGCCAGCAAGGTGAGGTGGGGCCCGTTGAAGGACGTGAGCAACTCCACCACCGCCGGGCCGCAGCCGGGCGCGGTGAGGTCCACCAGGGCGAGGGCGGCGTCATCCGGGCTGTCCACCACGTGCAACCCGGCCCTCCCCGCGGCCTCGCTCAGTGGCTCACGGGCGGCCGAGGACGGCGGGACCAGGACGATGCCGAAGGCGGATTCCGACGAGGACGGCACGTGGGGACGTGGGGGGCGAGGGTGGGGGTGCCCCACTCTACACGTCTCGGCGAGCCAGGGGCAGCCCGCTCCATTGGCGCCCAACCCAGCGCCCCGGAGCGGCGGACGGAGGACCGGCTCGGCGCGCGTTCCTTGACGCAAGGTGCAGCGCCGTGATTACTCGCGCGCCCGCTGTCAGGAGACACCTTGGACATCTTCAAGGAATTCACCTTCGAGGCCGCCCACCGGCTTCCCCACGTGCCCCCGGGCCACAAGTGCAGTCGGCTCCACGGGCACAGCTATCGCGTCGAGGTGCACGTCCGCGGTCCCGTGGGCGAGCAGTCCGGCTGGGTGATGGACTTCTCGGACATCAAGGAGGCCTTCGCCCCCCTGCATGCCCGGCTGGACCACTACTACCTCAACGAGGTGGAAGGCCTGGAGAACCCCACGAGCGAGAACCTCGCCCGGTGGATCTGGCAGCGGCTGCGCCCCACCCTGCCCCAGCTCTCGCGCATCATGGTCCGCGAGACGTGCACCAGCGGCTGCATCTACGAGGGCGGCGAGTAACGCCCCCGAGAAGCCTCCTCTAGGCGCGACCGCCCGTGGTGGGCAGCGGCTCCGGCTGCCGCGCCCCCGCCTCGCGGGCATCCCACGTCCAGAGGACCGCCCACAGCACCGCGACCGTGCCCACGAACAGCAGCGGCCACAGCCGGAAGTACGGCAGGCGCAGCGCGTGGATGCCCACGTAGTACACGTAGTACTGGAGCATGAACGCCATCAGCGAGTGGCGCCCCACCACGGCCGCCCAGCGCAGGTAGCGCGTGAGGATGCCGGTCTGCTCCGCGCGCATCAGCAAGCCGAGCGTGGAGAGCGACGCCCCGCCGTACAGCGCGACATATGCGGGCCCCGGCGGATACTTCTGCGAGTGGGACGTGAGCGAGTACAGGGCCGCGAAGACGTCCTTGTCCAGCAGTCCACCGCCCACCCGCTTCATCACCATGTGCAGCCCCACCAGCAGCACGCCCAGCGTTCCCGCGAGCAGCCCCACCCGCTGGAAGCGCCCCGCCACCTCCTCCGTCCGAGGCGAGGTGCCCAACCACTCGCCAAACACCGTGCCGCCCAGGTACACGCCAAACCAGGGCACCACCGGGAAGCACGTCAGCAGCACGCTCAGCTCGCGCTGACCAAAGAGCACTTCCTTGAGCAGTCGCAGCGGCATCGCCTCGGGCCACCAGCCCAGGCTGAGCGCCCAGCTCCCCGCGAACAGGCTCAGCCCCAGCACCGCGCGCGACCGGGCGCTGAGCCTCGAGATGACGAACGGGCCCAACAGCAACGCCAACCCGATGGTGTCCGTCACCGGCATCACCCGCACGGCCCACCAGGCATGCTCCGCCCAGAGGCGATACGTCGGGACGATGACCAGGTGCCCCACCGTGAGCAGGAACAGCGCGCGGCGCTGGAGCTGACGGCGCAGTGGAGCAAAGCGCCCCCGCCGCCGCGCATACAACAGCCCGAGCATCAGCCCGCTGATGAGCATGAAGCCCGGCGAGGCCATCATCGTGAGCAGATACAGCCGCTCCCGCAGGTGCTCCGCCGCGCCCCCCAGGGGATACAGATAGGCATCCGCGAAGTGCGCCAGGAACACGAACATCATCACCGTGCCTCGGGCGGCATCCACCGCCTCGAGCCGCCCTCGCTTCCCTGGCACGCGCGGTGGAGCCTCTCCCGGCTCGGGTGCAACCAAGGTCGTCACAGATTCGCGAAGCGGACGCGAGGACATGGCAATTCCCCCCTGACGGGATTTCTATATCTTCATCACACAGAGACCGCGAGTCTTTGACACTCCGCGCGAGGCCGCGGCCAGTTCCTCACGCCCTGGAGCGGGTTCTGACTAGGCGCTGAACGCGCCACGGATGGTGGTGGCCCAGACGCTGGCTCGGGCGACGAACGCGTCGTAGTTCCAGACGAACGCGCCCCCCATCGAAGGGTGCTGCTCGCGCACCGCCGCGATGGCGGTGGCGAGCTGCTGCGGTGAATACGTCTCCGCGTTGCAGCCCGGGACGAGGAAGGCGGGCGCGTCGGCCTCGGCGATGCGGTTGGGCCCATCCGCGATGGCGCGCGCCCAGGCGTGGAAGCGCGTGGCCCAGCCCGAGGGCGCGGTGTTGTATTCACCCGCGTAGAGCTGCACGTGAAGCCAGCTCACCTTGTTGCCGGTCCGCGTGGTGGTGCGAGACAACACGCCTCGGCGCCCCGCCCAGAACGCGGTGTCCTTGAAGGGAGACAAGGTGATGAGCGGGCGCGCCGCCATTTCGTGGCACGCATTGACGATGCCCGCGATGCGGTCCACGTTGGCGGGGTCCGAGAAGTCCCCCTCGAAGTCCAGGTCCAGCCCATCCAGGTGATAGGTGGCGAGGAACTCGGCGAGCCGCTCCGCGAAGCCTTTCAAGTCCCGCGCGGCCGCGGTGAAGTCCGCCTGGAAAGGCCCCAGCGACACGAGCAGCTTGCGACGGATGGGGAAGCCCGTCTTGAGCTGGCGGAGCGCGTCCGGAAGGCCCGACCAGAGCTGCGACACGGGCGTGTCGTTGAGGTGGAGGGCGCCGTCAGGCTGGACGTGGAGGAAGGGCAGCACCACCACGTCAAAGGCCGTGGTCCCGATGTTCTGGACGTCGGCCATGATGGACCTGGGTGCGTTGTCGGAGAAGTGACCGTATGCCCACAGCACGTTGCGCGACATGACGCAGCCCCTCGCGGCCCGCGCCTGCCCCCTGGCATCGCGCACTGGACCGCGTGCACGGCATCAGCAACGCACGTGCCGGACCCGCGCAGACGCTTCCTCCATGGGCTCCTCCGTTGGGTCCACGAAAAGTGCGTCCCCACTCAACGCGCGCGCGTTGACGTCGGACGCGTCTCTCGTCGTCTGAAATTCTCTCAACCCAAGCAGTTGGCTCAAATGGTGGACGCTGTCACCGCCCCCGCGTCCGAAACCGGCTCTCCGTCCACGCCCAACACCACGGGCGCCATGCCGAGCCTTCGCTCCACGAGCACATGGCCGGCGTAGATGAGCGGCGTCAGCCCAATGGCCACCAGCAGCTTCACGACATACGAGCTGAAGATGATGTCGAGGATGACCGGCACCTCGAGCACGCCCCACCACGCGAAGAACTGGATGACCACCGTGTCGATGAGCTGCGACACCGCCGTGGAGCCCGTGGCGCGCAGCCAGAGGAACCGGTTGCGCGTGACACGCTTCAAGAGATTGAACACGGCGATGTCGGTGTACTGGCCCACCAGGTACGCCGCCATGGACGCGAAGAGGATGCGCTGCGAGCCGCCGAAGACGTTGTTGTAGGAGGCCTCGACGGCGCCCGGATAGCCCGGCTTCGTGGTGAAGGGCGCCCAGGGCACCCGCACGGACGCGGCGATGACCACGATGGCGAAGACCCCCATCGCGAAGCCCACCCAGGTGATGAAGCGCGCGGCCTTCTTGCCGTAGAACTCGTTGAGGATGTCGGTGATGACGAACGTCACCGGGAACGCCAGGATGCCCGCGGACATCACCGCGGTGATGGGGCCCAGGTGCACCTCGAAGAGCTTCGGGCCGATGATGTCACCCAACGTCAGCGCGGTGACGAATACCCCCGCGAGCACGACGAAGAGCTGTGTCCTCCTGTCCAGATTCATCCCGCTTCCTTCACGCGGGCCGAGGCCCGCTTCATGCCGCGGCCTACTCGCGCAGGAGCAGACCGCCGTCCAACACCAGCTCGGTGCCGGTGGACCAGGACGCACCTAGCAGTTGATACACCGCGTCCGCCACGTCTCCCGGCGCCCCGAGCCGTCCCAGCGGGTGCAGGGCTCGCAGCCCGTCGAGCTGCGCCTCCACGCGCGCCGCCCGCTCCGTCGCGGACAGCGGCGCCTCACCCGGCGCCAAGCGCGGCTCGCGCACCATCTCCGTGTCCACCACGCCGGGCAACACCGCGTTGGCGCGCACCTGTCGCGGCGCCCCCGCCAACGCCAACACGCGCATCACCTGGAGCAGGCCCGCCTTCGCCGCGCTGTACACCGCGCTGGTGACGATGGGACGAACCGCCAGCGTGGAGGACACGAACACCATGGCGCCACCGCGCTCCAGCACCTCCAGCGCCTGCTCACCCAACCGCAGCGGCGCCACCAGGTTCACTTCGAGCTGCGAGCGCAGCGCGGCCTCGTCGATGTGGCCCGGCGCCTGATGCACCACCTGCCCCGCGCTGTGCACCCAGCCGTCCAAACCACCCAGGAGCGACGCGGCTCGGCGCACCAGGCCCTCGCGCTCCTCGGGCGAGGACACGTCGCACGGCAGCGCGAAGGCCCGCCCTGGATGGGCTCGCGCCACGTCCTCCAGGACCTGTGCGCGCCGGCCCGTGAGCACCACCTGGGCGCCCTCGCGCAAGAGCCGCTCCGCCACCGCGCGGCCGATGCCCGTGCCGCCACCCGTGACGAGCACCTTGCGCGTGCCCACCGGCCCGCTCACGCGTGGCCTTCCGAGCTGGGCGGCGTCGCGGGCTCCTCGTGCGGATAGAAGGTCGTCCCCACCGCGGGCACCAACCCTCCCTCCGGCGGCTCGGTCTCCACCTCGTCCGAGGGGATGAAGCGCGGCCGGTCCACGCAGAGGACGGTCTGCTCGATGGCGGTGGGGTTGTCGTAGCGGTGCACGAAGCCCGGAGCCCACAGGAAGGCCATGCCTCGCGCGACGGGCCGCCCCTGAAGCAGGAGCCCCGAGCCGATCATCAGCTCGCTCTCCTCCATCCGCTCGTGCCGATGCGTGGGGATGAAGCCACCGGGCTTCACTCGCAGCCGATAGACGCCGTAGTTGGCGCCCTCGTGGATGATGTCCACCCGGCCGAAGTGCTTCTCCTCCACCACGTAGTTCATCTCGCGCGCGGTGCGGTGCACCTGGAGCGAGGGCACCGCGAAGCGCCGCAGCGCCTCCGGCTTGGTGATGCGCACCGTGACGGCCTGCACCTGGGCCCGCGGCGCGTCCTGCGTGGGCGGCGCCAGGATGTAGCGGCAGATGGCCTCGCCTGCGGACTCCAGCAGCTCGAAGCGGCAGGCCTCCAACAGGAAGCGCAGCTCGCCGAGCAGCCGGCCATAGTGCACCGTGCTCGCCAGCTTCCCGCCCACCGCCGCGCTGCGGGTGTCGAGGAAGAGCGCCACGTCCAACCGCAGCGGCTGCGGCGCCACGCGCTCGCGGTTGTAGATGCCCACGATGCAGTCGACCGTGAGGCCGCGCACCTCGATGACGTCCAGCGGGCGGCCCTGCGCGTCGGTGACCGAGGGGAGAACCAAGGGGGTGTCACTCATAGCTGCGCGCTCCTGCCGCCATCCACGGCGATGACCTGGCCCGTGATGTATGGGGCCTCGCGCGCGAGGAACACCACCGTGCGCGCGATGTCCTCCACGCGGCCCTCGCGCCCCATCGGGATGCGCTGGAGGGTGGCGTTGCGCGCCGCCTCGTCGAAGTCCTCGGGGAAGGCCACCGTGCCAGGAGAGATGCCGTTGACGCGCACGCGCGGGGCCAGCTCCACCGCCAGCGCGCGGGTCAGCATGATGAGGCCGGCCTTGCTCACGGAATAGTGCGCGTACTGACTCACCGGACGCTCGCCGCCAATGTCCGTGAGGTGCACCACCAGCGGGTCCTTGCCCGCGAGGAGCGACGGCAGCAGCGCCTGGGTGAGGAAGAAGGGCGCGTCCAGGTTCACCCCGAGCATCCGGCGGTAGTCGGCTCGGGAGATGGAGGCGAAGTCGATGCGCTCGAAGAGGCCCGCGTTGTGGACCAGCACGTCCAGGGCGGGGTGCGCCTCGCGCACGCGCGCGCCCAGGGCATCCACCGCATCCGGATCCGCGAGGTCCGCGGAGTAGAGGGTCACCTGGCGGCCGAGCGAGCGAAGCTCGGTGGCCAGGGACTCCAGCGACGCCACCGAGCGGTGGGCGTGCAGCGCCAGGTCATACCCGGCGCGACCGAGGGCGCGGGCTACCGCGCTTCCAACGCGGATGCCCGCTCCGGTGATGAAGGCTGTCCCCATGCGGCGCCTTCACTAACAGGGCGCACGGGGAAAGGCACTGCGCTACCGCCAATAGTTCGCCGACCGGGCGCGCTGCCAGTGACGCCCGCCGTAGGGGACCCAGACCCACTCCTGGACCGTCTCGTAGCGGGCGGGCACCCACTGCTGATCGTAGTAGCCACCCCGGCACCGCTCGCGGCGGCGCCACCCGTGGCCATGGTCCCGGCACTGCTCGGGGACCCAGACCTGCTCGTAGCGCGCCGGCACCCAGCGCTGCACCGTCTGCAGCTCGTAGCGTCCGCGCGAGTCCACCGGGCGGGGCGAGGGGCCGTGGTGGCAGTCACTCGAGTGCTCGTGGGGCCGCGTGTAGCGCCGCGTCCGCTCGTCGTCATCGTCGTAGCGGAACGCCTCCTGCCCATCGCGAGGGCCGCTCCACTCGTTGCTCCAGCCATCCCGCGCGTTGGTGTTCCAGCGATTCAGGCCGTCGTCCTGCGCGCTCGCGGCAGTGGAACCGAGCAGCAGCGCACCGAGGGCCAGGGTCGAGAGTCCGAGCTTGAACGCCATGTCTTCCGTCCTCCGTTACAGGTTGCAGCCTCAGACGGGGGTGGCTCCAAAACATTCAACGCACAGGGACACGACGGGGACGGGCCGGGCGGAGTACATCCCCACGGCCATGTTCCACCGCAACGGACCCACCCTCCGGGAGCTCGCCGAGCAGGCCCTCACCTCCGTCGAGCGGGGCTATGACCTCCTGGCTCCCAAGTTCGACCACACGCCCTTCCGGACGCCCGACGCGCTCCTGAAGGCCACGTTCGACCTCGTGGGCCCTCCAGGCTCGGTGGACCGCGCGCTGGACGTCTGCTGTGGGACGGGCGCAGCCATGCGCGCGCTGCGCCCGCTGTGCCGCGAGCGCGTGGTGGGCGTGGACCTCAGCCAGGGCATGCTCGATGAAGCCCAGCGGCGCCTCGCGGACGCCCCTGGGGACGCGGTGTTGGAGTTCCAACGCGCGGACGCGCTGACGCTGACCTTCGAGGCGGAGTTCGACCTCGCCACGAGCTTCGGCGCCTTCGGCCACATCCTGGAGGAGGACGAGCCGCGGCTGGTGCAGGGCATCGCCCGCGCGCTGCGGCCCGGCGGACGGTTCGTCTTCGTCACTGGACATCCACCATCGCGGCTGCGCTTCGGGTACTGGCTGGCCCAGGGCTTCAACGCGGCCATGCGCGTGCGCAACGCGCTGCGGAAGCCGCCGTTCGTCATGTACTACCTGACGTTCCTGGTGCCTCGGGCCCGGGCGCTGCTGGAGGCGGAGGGCTTCACCGTCGAGGTGCACGACGGCGTCCTCCCCGCCCCCTTCACTCCGCTCAGCGTCGTCATCGCGACGAAGCGCTGAGCCGAGCCACGGCTACTTCGAGTCCTTCGCCACCTCGGGCTTCGGCCTGGCGCTCTGGTACAGCAGCTCCAGCCACGCGTCCTGCGAGACGTAGCCCTCGCCCCAGCTCTTGAACTGCGGGGGCAGGCCCGCGGCCTTCACCTGCTCCAGGGTCTTGCCCTCGGCAACCTGCGCGCGCACGAGCGAGACGGTCTCCCGGAGCATGGTCACGAAGCGCTCCAGGTCCGCGCGCTCGCTCAGCTTGCCGTGCCCGGGGATGATCTTCGCTCCGGCAGGCAGCGTCTTGAGCACCTGCTCCGCGTTGCGCACGTAGCCCTCCACCGAGCCCCCCGAGCTCAGGTCGATGAAGGGGAACTTGCCCTCG carries:
- the queD gene encoding 6-carboxytetrahydropterin synthase QueD, giving the protein MDIFKEFTFEAAHRLPHVPPGHKCSRLHGHSYRVEVHVRGPVGEQSGWVMDFSDIKEAFAPLHARLDHYYLNEVEGLENPTSENLARWIWQRLRPTLPQLSRIMVRETCTSGCIYEGGE
- a CDS encoding DUF1624 domain-containing protein; its protein translation is MPGKRGRLEAVDAARGTVMMFVFLAHFADAYLYPLGGAAEHLRERLYLLTMMASPGFMLISGLMLGLLYARRRGRFAPLRRQLQRRALFLLTVGHLVIVPTYRLWAEHAWWAVRVMPVTDTIGLALLLGPFVISRLSARSRAVLGLSLFAGSWALSLGWWPEAMPLRLLKEVLFGQRELSVLLTCFPVVPWFGVYLGGTVFGEWLGTSPRTEEVAGRFQRVGLLAGTLGVLLVGLHMVMKRVGGGLLDKDVFAALYSLTSHSQKYPPGPAYVALYGGASLSTLGLLMRAEQTGILTRYLRWAAVVGRHSLMAFMLQYYVYYVGIHALRLPYFRLWPLLFVGTVAVLWAVLWTWDAREAGARQPEPLPTTGGRA
- a CDS encoding queuosine precursor transporter, which produces MNLDRRTQLFVVLAGVFVTALTLGDIIGPKLFEVHLGPITAVMSAGILAFPVTFVITDILNEFYGKKAARFITWVGFAMGVFAIVVIAASVRVPWAPFTTKPGYPGAVEASYNNVFGGSQRILFASMAAYLVGQYTDIAVFNLLKRVTRNRFLWLRATGSTAVSQLIDTVVIQFFAWWGVLEVPVILDIIFSSYVVKLLVAIGLTPLIYAGHVLVERRLGMAPVVLGVDGEPVSDAGAVTASTI
- a CDS encoding SDR family oxidoreductase, giving the protein MSGPVGTRKVLVTGGGTGIGRAVAERLLREGAQVVLTGRRAQVLEDVARAHPGRAFALPCDVSSPEEREGLVRRAASLLGGLDGWVHSAGQVVHQAPGHIDEAALRSQLEVNLVAPLRLGEQALEVLERGGAMVFVSSTLAVRPIVTSAVYSAAKAGLLQVMRVLALAGAPRQVRANAVLPGVVDTEMVREPRLAPGEAPLSATERAARVEAQLDGLRALHPLGRLGAPGDVADAVYQLLGASWSTGTELVLDGGLLLRE
- a CDS encoding dihydroneopterin aldolase, whose amino-acid sequence is MSDTPLVLPSVTDAQGRPLDVIEVRGLTVDCIVGIYNRERVAPQPLRLDVALFLDTRSAAVGGKLASTVHYGRLLGELRFLLEACRFELLESAGEAICRYILAPPTQDAPRAQVQAVTVRITKPEALRRFAVPSLQVHRTAREMNYVVEEKHFGRVDIIHEGANYGVYRLRVKPGGFIPTHRHERMEESELMIGSGLLLQGRPVARGMAFLWAPGFVHRYDNPTAIEQTVLCVDRPRFIPSDEVETEPPEGGLVPAVGTTFYPHEEPATPPSSEGHA
- a CDS encoding SDR family oxidoreductase, translated to MGTAFITGAGIRVGSAVARALGRAGYDLALHAHRSVASLESLATELRSLGRQVTLYSADLADPDAVDALGARVREAHPALDVLVHNAGLFERIDFASISRADYRRMLGVNLDAPFFLTQALLPSLLAGKDPLVVHLTDIGGERPVSQYAHYSVSKAGLIMLTRALAVELAPRVRVNGISPGTVAFPEDFDEAARNATLQRIPMGREGRVEDIARTVVFLAREAPYITGQVIAVDGGRSAQL
- a CDS encoding methyltransferase domain-containing protein, with translation MFHRNGPTLRELAEQALTSVERGYDLLAPKFDHTPFRTPDALLKATFDLVGPPGSVDRALDVCCGTGAAMRALRPLCRERVVGVDLSQGMLDEAQRRLADAPGDAVLEFQRADALTLTFEAEFDLATSFGAFGHILEEDEPRLVQGIARALRPGGRFVFVTGHPPSRLRFGYWLAQGFNAAMRVRNALRKPPFVMYYLTFLVPRARALLEAEGFTVEVHDGVLPAPFTPLSVVIATKR